CAGAATCTATGTAGATGGATTCTGCGACTCCGCTTCGCTGCGCGCAGAATGACTTACTATTTTTCAACTGCGTAACTCATATTAGTTTTAGGAAAAAAAATTGAATCATGGTAAGAATTGTAGTATGTTTTCAACTATAAAGACAAATAGATCGTAGATTTCTGCTGGGACAACCAGATAAAGATATTTATGATCAGAGATATTACAGAAATTTTTCATAGTGTGAAGAAGAAATATTTAAATAGATGAAAAAAATAGGTTTTATTAGGTGTCTATAATGAGGTTGAAACGATTAATTTATTGAATAACTATAAAAATAGTGAAATCGTTCCACGCCAATTAATCTCCTCGGGTAAAATAAAGTATCTACGGCCTATTAAATTGAAAATTTAAGTCATTCTGCGTAAAGCGAAGCGGAGTCGCAGAATTCATCTATATAAAGATTCTGCGTTTTGCGACTGCGCACAGAATGACATCGGCGCTAACGCGCCCTCCGTATAGAATGACAGAATAGAATGACAGAAAAAAATTCAATCCTGTAGAGTTACAAGTTCAACTACGTAATTCCTATTTTGCATATAGGTAAACCCGAATGCGTAAAATTTTATTGTTGTTGGTGGTGGTTGGTGGCCTTGGAGCCGCCATGCTGAAATTTATTCCACACCCAGAACGTCCATTGAGTGCTGCGGGTACGATTGAAGCGCGCGCAATTCGCGTGGGTTCCAAGATTGGCGGACGCATCGCTGAAATTTATGTCCGAGAAGGCGACCGCGTGCGGAGTGGGGATCGGTTGGTGATGTTTGAAGCACCGGAGTTGGCGGCAGCGCTGGATCAAGTTCGTGCTCAACATGCCGAAGCCGAGGCCCAACTGGCGCGGCTTGAACACGGTGCACGCCCCGAAGAAGTAGCGGAGGCGCGCGCTATCGCCGATCAAACTCAAGGGATGCGCAATGCCGAAGTTGCCCAGGCGCGCGCCGAACTCGATCGCGCCCAGACCGACCTTGCCAACGCCGAGCGCAACACGCGACGTGCTGCTGCGTTACGCGCCAAAGATCTTGTGTCACGCCAAAACTACGATGACCTTGAATCACGCTGGCATGGTCAACAGGCAGCGGTGCGCGCTACCCGGCAGGCACTTACCGCTGCTGAGGCTCGCCTGACAGCAGCGCGGGCCGTCACTCTGCGCACCGAGCGCGGTTTTCGGCCCGAAGAAATCGATGCTGGACGCGCCGCTGTGGCACGCACCGCTGCCACTGTGCGCGAGACCGAGGCGCGCTACGCCGAGCGCGAAGTACGCGCTCCTGTCGATGCCGTGGTCGAGGTTCTCGACCATCGTCCGGGCGATTTAATCCCAGCCGGTGCCGTGTTTGCACGACTATTGGAGGATCGGCAGCTATATGTCATGGTTTATGTCGCTGAGACTCAGGTGGGTAAAGTATTGGTTGGCCAGGCGGTAAAAATCCATGTAGATGGCTTTTCCGAGGCAACCTCTTCGGGTCGTGTTGAACAGATTCGTTCGGAGGCCGAGTTCCTGCCGCGCAATGTTCAGACCCCAGAAGAACGGGTGCATCAAGTGATTGGCGTGAAGGTTGGACTTGGGGAAACTAACCCAGGTCTTCATCCAGGCATGACCGCAGTGGTCGAATTCCCTGGAGTAGCGCCGTGAGTGCCATTCGGACTATCGATCTGACCCGACGTTTTGGTGCCTTCACCGCTGTGGATCAGGTCAATCTTACCGTGGAGCGCGGCGAGATTTTCGGCTTTCTTGGCCCTAACGGTAGCGGCAAGACCACGGTGATCAAGATGTTGTGTGGCTTGCTACCGATGAGTGCCGGTGATGCCTGGGTGGACGGTATTGATGTGCGACTTCAACCAGGTTTGGTACGCACCCGCATCGGGTACATGAGTCAAAAATTCGCGCTCTACGACGATTTGACCGTGCTTGAAAATTTGCGTTTCTATGGCAAAGTTTATGGACTGCATGGCGCGATGCTTAATACACGTATTGAACAAATGATTGAGAGCAGCCACATCGCCCCCTACACGCAACGTCTTGCGGGCCGCCTCTCCGGTGGATGGAAGCAGCGTCTGGCGTTAGGCTGCGCGATGTTGCACGACCCAACCATTCTTTATCTGGATGAACCCACTGCTGGTATCGATCCGGTAGCACGGCGTCAATTGTGGGATCTATTGTTCCAACTTTCCGCGCACGGCATCACCTTCTTTGTGACAACCCATTACATGGATGAAGCCGAGCGTTGCGGCCATCTTGCCTATATCTATTATGGCCGCATCATCGCCGACGGAACCCCGGCGACCCTGCGCGCCCTTCCCGACATTACCCCTCCCGACAGCCGGCGATATGAGATCACCACGGATGAGGTTACGCGCGCTTTAGCTGTGGTCCGCGCTTGGCCCGAGGTACACAGCGCCACGATTTTTGGTCGTTCTATTCACGCTTTAGTTGAGAGGGCACTGTCCGCTGGCGAGGTGGCTGAACGGCTACGCGGCGCGGGCATGGCAGTGGAAGAGATTCGCCCTTTATTACCCAGCCTTGAGGACGTATTCGTGGAACTCACCTTGCGCCGTCAGCGTGAAGCAGAATCAAGCTCATGAATCCATTGCAGGGTCTGACGGCCATTATTTATAAAGAATTTATCCACGCGCGACGCGACAGCACGGCAATCATGTTTTCGCTCCTGATGCCCCTACTTCAGATGACCA
The Gammaproteobacteria bacterium DNA segment above includes these coding regions:
- a CDS encoding HlyD family secretion protein — encoded protein: MRKILLLLVVVGGLGAAMLKFIPHPERPLSAAGTIEARAIRVGSKIGGRIAEIYVREGDRVRSGDRLVMFEAPELAAALDQVRAQHAEAEAQLARLEHGARPEEVAEARAIADQTQGMRNAEVAQARAELDRAQTDLANAERNTRRAAALRAKDLVSRQNYDDLESRWHGQQAAVRATRQALTAAEARLTAARAVTLRTERGFRPEEIDAGRAAVARTAATVRETEARYAEREVRAPVDAVVEVLDHRPGDLIPAGAVFARLLEDRQLYVMVYVAETQVGKVLVGQAVKIHVDGFSEATSSGRVEQIRSEAEFLPRNVQTPEERVHQVIGVKVGLGETNPGLHPGMTAVVEFPGVAP
- a CDS encoding ABC-2 type transport system ATP-binding protein, translating into MSAIRTIDLTRRFGAFTAVDQVNLTVERGEIFGFLGPNGSGKTTVIKMLCGLLPMSAGDAWVDGIDVRLQPGLVRTRIGYMSQKFALYDDLTVLENLRFYGKVYGLHGAMLNTRIEQMIESSHIAPYTQRLAGRLSGGWKQRLALGCAMLHDPTILYLDEPTAGIDPVARRQLWDLLFQLSAHGITFFVTTHYMDEAERCGHLAYIYYGRIIADGTPATLRALPDITPPDSRRYEITTDEVTRALAVVRAWPEVHSATIFGRSIHALVERALSAGEVAERLRGAGMAVEEIRPLLPSLEDVFVELTLRRQREAESSS